The stretch of DNA AATTTAGGTTATAAACTAATTATACAAATTTTATATATATATAATAACATAATGTTATTTAGGTTTTGTATGTATATAAAAAGTGATGATATTATTTTAAATATCACCACTATCTAAATCTTATAAATTACTTTTAACTATATTTTTATAACCAGTATATGTAGCATAGAAATAACCTATATAAACTACCATAAATATTGTCGCTGTTATTAATGATGCTGCTCCCACATTAGGCTGATTATATAAAGTTATAAAATTATTTGCTACATTTATTCCCACAATTGAATGTATTAATGCTAATGTAACTGGAATACTAAAGTAAATAATAGTTTGTGCAAATATTGTTTTGTATATGCTCTTTTCATTTGCACCTAATCTTTTTAAAGATTTATATCTTTCAATACTATCACTTGCTTCTGATAATTGTTGAAGTGAAAGAATTGCCATACTACTTATTAAAAATACTATTCCTAAATATATACCTATAAATAGAAGTATAGTTGTAAGTCCTTTATTTTGTTCATATGTTTCTTGTCTTGTTGAAGCTATCACTAAACCAGTTTTATCACAGTCAACATGCTTGTCTCTATAGATATCAAATAATTTTCTATATTTTTCTTCCACTACTTTTTTATTGTCTTCTGGGAAATTAACATTTACATTTGATGACGCCCATTCAGCTTCTTTACAAAATTCATCATTAATAACTACAGTAATCATATTATTTTGCATATATGTTGTAGTAAGATTTTCTTCTATTGCTTTATTATTTATTGATGTATATTCTTTTCCTTTAATATTCACTTTAGTAGATTTTTCTAAAGCTTTATTTATAACTTTTTTTGATTTTTCAAAATTTGATAAAATGAGAACTTGATTTTCTCCTAATTTTATTGCTTCTTTATTCCTTATACTCCTAGCTTTATTATATTCAGACTCTTTTACAAAACTTACATTAAAATCATTGCTAGAGTTCTCTTCTGATAATGAAAATAAATCTTTTATTTTTGTATCTGCATAATACTCATTTAAAAACACATATCTTTCGTTGTTATTAAATTTGAATCCAACATTTTTTAAAGAGTCTTCCATACTTTTAACTTTATCTTCTGAATAAATATATATAGTTGCACTTGCATCATATGGTGTTGCACCTTCTAAACTAGATTCAACAGCATTTTTAAAGCTTAATCCAGTTGATAAAACTGCTATAGTAATAAATAGCATTAAACATATTATAGACATAGATAAAAAATTTGTATTAACCTTACTATTTATTTGTTTAACTACAAATATATTTAGCCCTTTAAAGTAGACTTTCTTATTTTTCTTTACTATATATAATATAAATCCTGCTAAACTAAAGAAAAATAATACCGTTCCTACTATACCAAGTAATATAGATATTAAAAATTTAGGGTTTTGAATATTTAATCCAACTTCTAGTGCAAATTTGTATGCAAATCCAAGTGATACTACGCATAAGATAAATGTTATTAAATAAATTAGAGGGTTTTTAAAAGTAATATCTTGATTTTTTCTTCCTGATGTTAATAAATCTATTATCTTATATTTAGAGATTATAATAGTATTAAATATCATAATAAGTAAAAATATTATTCCAAAATATATTATAGTTTTAATAATAGCAGTAGTTGAAATTACAAAACTATATTCACTCATTGCAACATCAAATAAATTTGATGTAAATATTGATAATCCTTGTGATGCTAATATTCCAAGTAAAAGACCACTTATTAAAGACATAATTCCAACTAAAATA from Clostridium chauvoei encodes:
- a CDS encoding FtsX-like permease family protein, which produces MYFKLALGNVKKSFKDYTIYFLTLTLAVAIFYSFNSIGAQKAFTELESSGKNYVGMLTNIIGYVSVFVSIILGSLMLYANNFLVKKRKKELGIYMTLGMGKRKISKILITETILVGIMSLISGLLLGILASQGLSIFTSNLFDVAMSEYSFVISTTAIIKTIIYFGIIFLLIMIFNTIIISKYKIIDLLTSGRKNQDITFKNPLIYLITFILCVVSLGFAYKFALEVGLNIQNPKFLISILLGIVGTVLFFFSLAGFILYIVKKNKKVYFKGLNIFVVKQINSKVNTNFLSMSIICLMLFITIAVLSTGLSFKNAVESSLEGATPYDASATIYIYSEDKVKSMEDSLKNVGFKFNNNERYVFLNEYYADTKIKDLFSLSEENSSNDFNVSFVKESEYNKARSIRNKEAIKLGENQVLILSNFEKSKKVINKALEKSTKVNIKGKEYTSINNKAIEENLTTTYMQNNMITVVINDEFCKEAEWASSNVNVNFPEDNKKVVEEKYRKLFDIYRDKHVDCDKTGLVIASTRQETYEQNKGLTTILLFIGIYLGIVFLISSMAILSLQQLSEASDSIERYKSLKRLGANEKSIYKTIFAQTIIYFSIPVTLALIHSIVGINVANNFITLYNQPNVGAASLITATIFMVVYIGYFYATYTGYKNIVKSNL